A stretch of Zootoca vivipara chromosome 13, rZooViv1.1, whole genome shotgun sequence DNA encodes these proteins:
- the TMEM219 gene encoding insulin-like growth factor-binding protein 3 receptor isoform X2, whose amino-acid sequence MVICSLLGSLRVCLERHPPLVTFFFCLLSLAVAFVGFAAYIQSHDVQNPDVKEDWNSLLKSLAHLMFCIPNKTQESALTPTPSTTTAETPTAVSVMVGLTFDLHNGTDPPNGTRLGLTVTGEKLGLKGPDAQESIHFLTIITNSVSHENCLSITAPSSLLPKTRQPPKCVIEEWDMHQEETGICYQPHYQANPALSSMLDQADRALCSQRLLMTSAFLLCLCAMLCCAAGLCYPNPRDKWGQI is encoded by the exons ATGGTCATCTGCTCCCTGCTGGGCTCCCTGCGTGTCTGCCTGGAGCGACACCCACCTCTGGTCACCTTCTTCTTTTGCCTCCTTTCGTTGGCTGTTGcctttgttggttttgctgcctACATCCAGTCACATGATGTTCAGAATCCTGATGTCAAAGAG GACTGGAATTCTCTGCTAAAGTCTCTGGCACACTTAATGTTCTGTATCCCAAATAAGACGCAGGAAAGTGCCTTGACACCAACTCCCTCCACAACCACTGCTGAGACCCCTACAGCAGTCTCTGTCATGGTTGGCTTGACCTTTGACCTCCACAACGGCACAGATCCTCCCAATGGTACACGCCTAGGTCTGACAGTCACTGGGGAAAAACTGGGTCTGAAAG GTCCAGATGCCCAGGAATCAATCCACTTCCTGACTATCATCACGAACTCAGTCTCCCATGAGAACTGCCTTAGCATCACTGCACCTTCATCCCTTCTCCCCAAGACCAG ACAGCCACCTAAATGTGTGATAGAGGAATGGGACATGCATCAAGAAGAGACAGGAATTTGTTACCAGCCACATTACCAGGCTAATCCTGCCCTGTccagcatgctggatcag GCGGATCGTGCCCTCTGCAGCCAGCGGCTCCTGATGACCAGTGCTTTCCTTCTCTGCCTCTGTGCCATGCTATGTTGTGCAGCTGGCCTGTGCTATCCTAACCCCAGAGACAAGTGGGGGCAAATCTAA
- the TMEM219 gene encoding insulin-like growth factor-binding protein 3 receptor isoform X1 yields MEQECVALVAACVQTSQLLVQQWMLNRRTVIFAIARILQRRRFRRSAAVLRRILSASVRRKRALLRLHRNAIVSVVTMVYSSSPALHYEHELMALSERSHWMLPRCSEWWERMISSEQDDKCWISLFRMSRSTLMYIAEELRPALQRRDTGMRSHIPVEKRVAMTIWKLAHHDSYKTVSELFGVGISSACSIFEEVCEEINSRLLAQIIKLGDPQEIIEGFKEMGFPNCLGAIDAIHISILCPPFSADSYINCKGFYSMVLQALVDSKSRFTDIYVGFPERSHDSRILHNSPFFNSMDEGTFGPQTPTVLEGVLMTPIIIGDPAYPLRPWLMKPYPAPKTGAQEKFNERLAKCRACVERAFGVLRARWRCLQMRLDVREKLIPVVIATCCILHNICEIKGDELLEPLESPTVAESQNASARPRVPLSEAGLTKRACQIRAAYCSYFEKNPV; encoded by the coding sequence ATGGAGCAGGAGTGCGTGGCTCTGGTTGCTGCCTGCGTCCAAACCTCCCAGTTGCTAGTGCAGCAATGGATGCTCAACAGGCGCACGGTGATATTCGCCATAGCGAGGATTCTGCAGAGGAGGCGCTTCCGCAGGTCAGCCGCGGTGCTGAGGCGCATCCTCTCGGCCAGCGTCCGCCGCAAGAGAGCCCTGCTGCGGCTTCACCGGAACGCCATCGTCTCCGTGGTCACCATGGTGTACTCGTCTTCTCCCGCGCTGCACTACGAGCACGAGCTGATGGCCTTGTCTGAGCGCTCCCACTGGATGCTTCCCAGGTGCAGCGAATGGTGGGAGCGGATGATCAGCTCCGAGCAGGACGACAAGTGCTGGATTTCCTTGTTCAGGATGTCGCGGTCCACGCTGATGTACATCGCCGAGGAGCTGCGCCCCGCCCTGCAGCGCCGGGACACGGGCATGCGGTCTCACATCCCCGTGGAGAAGAGAGTCGCCATGACTATCTGGAAGCTGGCGCACCACGACAGCTACAAGACCGTCTCGGAGCTCTTCGGGGTGGGGATTTCGTCAGCCTGCTCGATATTTGAAGAGGTGTGCGAGGAAATAAACAGCAGGCTGCTGGCCCAAATCATTAAGCTGGGAGACCCGCAGGAGATCATTGAGGGCTTCAAGGAGATGGGTTTCCCCAATTGCCTCGGCGCAATCGATGCAATCCACATCTCCATCCTCTGCCCCCCGTTCTCTGCTGACTCCTACATTAATTGCAAGGGTTTCTATTCTATGGTGCTGCAGGCCCTGGTGGATAGCAAATCCCGGTTCACCGATATCTATGTCGGCTTTCCGGAGAGGTCCCACGACTCCCGCATCTTGCACAACTCTCCGTTCTTCAACAGCATGGATGAAGGCACTTTTGGGCCACAGACTCCAACGGTGCTGGAAGGCGTTTTGATGACCCCTATCATAATTGGGGATCCTGCCTATCCGCTTCGCCCCTGGCTCATGAAGCCGTACCCAGCGCCAAAAACCGGGGCCCAGGAAAAATTCAACGAGAGGCTTGCCAAGTGCCGAGCATGCGTGGAGAGAGCTTTCGGGGTCCTGAGAGCTCGCTGGAGGTGCCTGCAGATGAGGCTGGATGTGAGGGAGAAGCTTATTCCTGTGGTCATAGCCACTTGCTGtatcctgcacaatatctgcGAGATCAAAGGGGATGAGTTGCTGGAGCCGTTGGAAAGCCCCACAGTGGCTGAAAGCCAGAATGCTTCAGCCAGGCCAAGGGTGCCCTTGTCGGAGGCTGGACTGACCAAGAGAGCTTGCCAGATCAGGGCTGCTTATTGCTCCTATTTTGAAAAGAACCCTgtgtaa
- the LOC118077858 gene encoding uncharacterized protein LOC118077858 isoform X2, giving the protein MQKEELGMDENRNPEEELRLLGGKKEKCHNLSNRIRTGAWESNGYTAPSEIADEPSVPLSPSNSLNIRNLQLSERDPPVAHHPHRYPHRFYHARPFHATAYRKTYRGSPSDRKEWGPSTNGHHCAPESISNGRWQHRRRGYSDPPSPSSSPESERGSTIKASEKPAATSNAANTATEDSGKETWSLFRPLPAFPVDSSSARIIPKISYASKLKENLDQPGKACHVPASAVRTTNSLPNCVLAPPPSSPPPSDSSRRQHLGAIFQNEWGLSFINEPGAGHGGGGGTAPDVDERDADAGASWEKMEVSDWQAAKNYHLDEWRHIWELHSQDPSRVTVYTDTFDGKG; this is encoded by the exons ATGCAGAAGGAGGAGCTGGGAATGGATGAAAATCGCAACCCAGAGGAGGAGCTGCGTCTCCTCGGTGGAAAGAAGGAAAAATGCCACAACCTCAGCAACCGCATCCGGACAG gTGCATGGGAGTCCAATGGGTATACTGCTCCCTCTGAGATAGCTGACGAACCCAGTGTTCCCCTGAGCCCTTCCAACAGCCTCAACATCCGCAATCTCCAGTTGTCTGAGCGGGACCCTCCTGTTGCCCACCATCCCCACCGCTACCCTCATCGCTTTTACCATGCCCGCCCCTTCCATGCTACAGCATACCGCAAGACCTACCGAGGCAGCCCCTCAGACCGCAAGGAATGGGGACCTAGCACAAACGGCCATCACTGTGCTCCTGAGAGCATCTCCAACGGGCGGTGGCAGCACCGGCGCCGCGGCTATTCCGACCCACCCTCCCCGTCGTCATCTCCCGAATCCGAACGAGGCAGTACCATCAAAGCCAGTGAGAAGCCTGCCGCCACATCTAATGCCGCCAACACAGCCACCGAGGATTCTGGGAAGGAAACATGGTCGCTCTTCCGGCCACTTCCCGCTTTCCCGGTTGATAGCAGCAGTGCCCGGATCATCCCCAAGATCTCTTATGCCAGCAAGCTGAAAGAGAACCTGGATCAACCGGGGAAAGCCTGCCATGTTCCTGCCTCAGCCGTCCGCACCACCAATAGCCTCCCCAACTGTGTCTTGGCGCCACCCCCAAGTAGCCCCCCGCCATCTGACAGCAGTCGGCGACAGCACCTGGGAGCCATCTTTCAGAATGAGTGGGGCCTCTCCTTTATCAATGAGCCGGGGGCTGGGCATGGAGGGGGTGGCGGGACGGCACCAGACGTGGATGAACGAGATGCAGATGCTGGAGCATCCTGGGAGAAAATGGAAGTTAGCGACTGGCAGGCTGCAAAAAATTACCACCTGGATG AGTGGAGACATATATGGGAGCTACACAGTCAAG ATCCTAGCAGAGTGACGGTCTACACAGACACCTTCGATGGGAAGGGTTAA
- the LOC118077858 gene encoding uncharacterized protein LOC118077858 isoform X1: protein MQKEELGMDENRNPEEELRLLGGKKEKCHNLSNRIRTGGGAELGYRPSQVSREGAWESNGYTAPSEIADEPSVPLSPSNSLNIRNLQLSERDPPVAHHPHRYPHRFYHARPFHATAYRKTYRGSPSDRKEWGPSTNGHHCAPESISNGRWQHRRRGYSDPPSPSSSPESERGSTIKASEKPAATSNAANTATEDSGKETWSLFRPLPAFPVDSSSARIIPKISYASKLKENLDQPGKACHVPASAVRTTNSLPNCVLAPPPSSPPPSDSSRRQHLGAIFQNEWGLSFINEPGAGHGGGGGTAPDVDERDADAGASWEKMEVSDWQAAKNYHLDEWRHIWELHSQDPSRVTVYTDTFDGKG from the exons ATGCAGAAGGAGGAGCTGGGAATGGATGAAAATCGCAACCCAGAGGAGGAGCTGCGTCTCCTCGGTGGAAAGAAGGAAAAATGCCACAACCTCAGCAACCGCATCCGGACAG GGGGTGGAGCAGAGCTGGGCTACAGGCCAAGCCAGGTCTCCAGAGAAG gTGCATGGGAGTCCAATGGGTATACTGCTCCCTCTGAGATAGCTGACGAACCCAGTGTTCCCCTGAGCCCTTCCAACAGCCTCAACATCCGCAATCTCCAGTTGTCTGAGCGGGACCCTCCTGTTGCCCACCATCCCCACCGCTACCCTCATCGCTTTTACCATGCCCGCCCCTTCCATGCTACAGCATACCGCAAGACCTACCGAGGCAGCCCCTCAGACCGCAAGGAATGGGGACCTAGCACAAACGGCCATCACTGTGCTCCTGAGAGCATCTCCAACGGGCGGTGGCAGCACCGGCGCCGCGGCTATTCCGACCCACCCTCCCCGTCGTCATCTCCCGAATCCGAACGAGGCAGTACCATCAAAGCCAGTGAGAAGCCTGCCGCCACATCTAATGCCGCCAACACAGCCACCGAGGATTCTGGGAAGGAAACATGGTCGCTCTTCCGGCCACTTCCCGCTTTCCCGGTTGATAGCAGCAGTGCCCGGATCATCCCCAAGATCTCTTATGCCAGCAAGCTGAAAGAGAACCTGGATCAACCGGGGAAAGCCTGCCATGTTCCTGCCTCAGCCGTCCGCACCACCAATAGCCTCCCCAACTGTGTCTTGGCGCCACCCCCAAGTAGCCCCCCGCCATCTGACAGCAGTCGGCGACAGCACCTGGGAGCCATCTTTCAGAATGAGTGGGGCCTCTCCTTTATCAATGAGCCGGGGGCTGGGCATGGAGGGGGTGGCGGGACGGCACCAGACGTGGATGAACGAGATGCAGATGCTGGAGCATCCTGGGAGAAAATGGAAGTTAGCGACTGGCAGGCTGCAAAAAATTACCACCTGGATG AGTGGAGACATATATGGGAGCTACACAGTCAAG ATCCTAGCAGAGTGACGGTCTACACAGACACCTTCGATGGGAAGGGTTAA